The following proteins are encoded in a genomic region of Tachysurus fulvidraco isolate hzauxx_2018 chromosome 22, HZAU_PFXX_2.0, whole genome shotgun sequence:
- the hes6 gene encoding transcription cofactor HES-6 isoform X1, which translates to MAPASRNGKSEDDYCGIKGDRKTRKPLVEKKRRARINESLQELRLLLTDSDAHTKMENAEVLEMTVKHVESILQNRAKAADSITREASERFAAGYIQCMHEVHTFVSSCPGIDATIAADLLNHLLECMPLNDEDRFQDLLSDLMGDCGNGGAWPGEGMYAVLSPREGSANGRPTDLSPSPSSTLSDDLCSDIDETDTEHSHVDSRDNQDNLPTVFYSKSVWRPW; encoded by the exons ATGGCCCCTGCATCCCGCAATGGCAAGAGTGAGGATGACTACTGTGGGATCAAAGGAGACCGAAAG ACGAGAAAGCCCTTGGTGGAGAAAAAGAGGCGCGCCCGCATTAATGAAAGTTTACAGGAGCTGCGACTGCTACTAACAGACTCAGAC GCGCATACAAAGATGGAGAACGCTGAAGTCCTGGAAATGACCGTGAAACACGTGGAAAGTATTCTTCAAAACAGAGCAAAAG CAGCTGACAGCATCACTCGTGAGGCCAGTGAGCGTTTCGCTGCAGGTTATATTCAGTGTATGCATGAAGTGCACACGTTCGTGTCCAGCTGTCCTGGTATTGATGCCACCATCGCTGCGGACCTGCTCAACCATCTGCTGGAGTGTATGCCTCTGAACGATGAAGATCGCTTCCAAGACCTGCTTTCTGATTTAATGGGAGACTGTGGGAACGGTGGTGCTTGGCCAGGTGAGGGGATGTACGCCGTGCTTTCCCCACGTGAAGGAAGTGCCAATGGCAGACCTACGGATCTCTCACCGTCTCCATCCAGCACATTAAGTGATGATCTGTGCTCTGACATCGACGAGACTGACACCGAGCACAGTCACGTAGACAGTCGGGACAATCAGGATAATCTGCCCACTGTATTTTACTCTAAATCTGTTTGGAGGCCTTGGTAG
- the hes6 gene encoding transcription cofactor HES-6 isoform X2, translating into MAPASRNGKSEDDYCGIKGDRKTRKPLVEKKRRARINESLQELRLLLTDSDAHTKMENAEVLEMTVKHVESILQNRAKADSITREASERFAAGYIQCMHEVHTFVSSCPGIDATIAADLLNHLLECMPLNDEDRFQDLLSDLMGDCGNGGAWPGEGMYAVLSPREGSANGRPTDLSPSPSSTLSDDLCSDIDETDTEHSHVDSRDNQDNLPTVFYSKSVWRPW; encoded by the exons ATGGCCCCTGCATCCCGCAATGGCAAGAGTGAGGATGACTACTGTGGGATCAAAGGAGACCGAAAG ACGAGAAAGCCCTTGGTGGAGAAAAAGAGGCGCGCCCGCATTAATGAAAGTTTACAGGAGCTGCGACTGCTACTAACAGACTCAGAC GCGCATACAAAGATGGAGAACGCTGAAGTCCTGGAAATGACCGTGAAACACGTGGAAAGTATTCTTCAAAACAGAGCAAAAG CTGACAGCATCACTCGTGAGGCCAGTGAGCGTTTCGCTGCAGGTTATATTCAGTGTATGCATGAAGTGCACACGTTCGTGTCCAGCTGTCCTGGTATTGATGCCACCATCGCTGCGGACCTGCTCAACCATCTGCTGGAGTGTATGCCTCTGAACGATGAAGATCGCTTCCAAGACCTGCTTTCTGATTTAATGGGAGACTGTGGGAACGGTGGTGCTTGGCCAGGTGAGGGGATGTACGCCGTGCTTTCCCCACGTGAAGGAAGTGCCAATGGCAGACCTACGGATCTCTCACCGTCTCCATCCAGCACATTAAGTGATGATCTGTGCTCTGACATCGACGAGACTGACACCGAGCACAGTCACGTAGACAGTCGGGACAATCAGGATAATCTGCCCACTGTATTTTACTCTAAATCTGTTTGGAGGCCTTGGTAG